The Cyclobacteriaceae bacterium DNA segment AGTACCTCTGGTGCGTCATTGAGTGGAATGGTGGAGCCATTCCAGGTTCCTTTATAGAAACAGATCAAGGCTGCGAGCGAGTGAATCAATCGATGCGGCAAGGATTGCTTGCGGTTGATGTATTCAATAAGTGAAGGCAACACCCGCACTTTATATTTTGAGATTGAGTTAAGTGCTATGGTAATCAGCTCATGTTTAATAAATGGATTTTGAAAACGTTCAATTACATCATGCGCGAATTGTTTTAATTCGCTTTGGGGTAAGTCCAGTGTTGGGATAATCTCTTCAATAACTGCTTCGCGAATAAATTTCCCGATATAGGCATCATCAACTGCTTCCCGTACGGTACGCAAGCCATGCAAATAAGCCACCGGCACCATGGCTGTGTGGGCACCATTTAATATGCGCACCTTTCTGGTGCGGTAAGGTGATTGATCGGAAACAAATTTTACGTCCAGTCCTGCTTGTTTAGCGGGTAACTTATGCTTTAACTCTTCAGGCCCTTCAATTACCCACAGGTGAAAGGGTTCTGCGGTAACAACTAAGTTATCTTCATAGCCAAGTTGTTGCTGAATCTCACCAATCGTTTCTTTTGGAAAGCCAGGAACAATGCGGTCGACTAACGTATTGCAAAACGTTGTATGGTTTTCAATCCATTGTCTGAATTCGTGTGGCAAGCGCCAAAGTTGTATGTATTGAAGTATTACATTTTTCAGCTCTAGTCCGTTTTTATCAATCAGTTCGCACGGAATGATGGTTAATGCTTTTTTTGGATCACCATGAAAAAACCAAAATCGATGGTGAAGCAGTAACGTTAATTTTCCAGGAAAGCTCTTAGGTAAAGTTTGTAAGGAGCGGTCGTTTTCATCAAATGCAATACCAGCCTCGGTAGTGTTGGAAATAACAAACTCCAGGTCTGGATTTTCGGCTGCTTTTAAAAAGCCATTGAAATCTTCAAACGGATTGATCACACCGGTAACGCAGGTAATCAACCTGGTTTCGGAAAATGATTTTCCATTTTTGATTCCATTCAACACGACATGGTATAATCCTTCTTGTTT contains these protein-coding regions:
- a CDS encoding tagaturonate reductase, producing MLKKLNRENAGVKQQHPVKVLQFGEGNFLRAFVDWMVDLMNERAGFNGSVQIVQPLANGMGELINKQEGLYHVVLNGIKNGKSFSETRLITCVTGVINPFEDFNGFLKAAENPDLEFVISNTTEAGIAFDENDRSLQTLPKSFPGKLTLLLHHRFWFFHGDPKKALTIIPCELIDKNGLELKNVILQYIQLWRLPHEFRQWIENHTTFCNTLVDRIVPGFPKETIGEIQQQLGYEDNLVVTAEPFHLWVIEGPEELKHKLPAKQAGLDVKFVSDQSPYRTRKVRILNGAHTAMVPVAYLHGLRTVREAVDDAYIGKFIREAVIEEIIPTLDLPQSELKQFAHDVIERFQNPFIKHELITIALNSISKYKVRVLPSLIEYINRKQSLPHRLIHSLAALICFYKGTWNGSTIPLNDAPEVLAFSKEAWGSGSLQETATRFLSNQSFWDQDLTDITGLTTLVVAEMEKLIATQKG